The window CGAGGTCCTGGATGCGACGGATGGGCATCTTGGCAAAGAGCTTCCACATGTCCATGTAGGGACCGTCGTCgtagccgtcgacgacgacaacttGCATATCCGCGCCGGCCTTGGGCCCGACGAAGGGCTCCCCGGTTTGGGCGTCCTCGCTCATCTGAAGCACGTCCAAACTCCAGGAAAGGCTCATGATTTCCATGAGCGAATGCCACGGATTGGATATGCCTTCGCGCTTCAAAAGAATCGTCGTCCTCTGCGAGCGTTCCGCCGGCAGCGCatggccgtcctcgagccGAAGCGCCTGTTCCACGATGGCTCCCGGGCCCGTGGCGTACCAGTAACTCGGCAAGTcgcgaggcgaggacggcacACCTCGTGCTTGCTCGGCCCGCGAGAGCGGCCTCGGATGGCAAGCGAGGCGAAACTGAGACTGCGACTCGTCAAAGACGGCATTTCGTCCATGGCacatggcgtcgacgcgcgGAGGCGCGGTGCTGGACATGAAACACGTCACGCGGGAAGCAGACCCATCGCCGCAGTAGGAGACGGAGAAGCGACGAGCATCTTCAAGGTACCGGGTACCAAATCGGGCCTGGCACCAGCCTGtctcggaggcggcggcgagggggtGATAATCGGTCGGCAGCCGGCCAGAGACTGGCTTGGAAGGCGAGGGGCGGAGAGGTTCGACGGAAGCGAGGACGGTATCGACGGGAGCGAGGACGGGATCGAGCGAATGGCGAGTTTGAAACAAGACGAAGCCGAAGACCAAGACGAGTATCAATATCGCCGTCACCTGATGGAGTCGATTGGAGGGAAGAAGCATGCTCAACAGGTCATGGGAGCAACCTGGACAGCATACGCAggtgcatgcgcatgcgcGTAGGTGCACgtgtgtacaagtat of the Drechmeria coniospora strain ARSEF 6962 chromosome 01, whole genome shotgun sequence genome contains:
- a CDS encoding glycosyltransferase family 61 protein, with the translated sequence MLLPSNRLHQVTAILILVLVFGFVLFQTRHSLDPVLAPVDTVLASVEPLRPSPSKPVSGRLPTDYHPLAAASETGWCQARFGTRYLEDARRFSVSYCGDGSASRVTCFMSSTAPPRVDAMCHGRNAVFDESQSQFRLACHPRPLSRAEQARGVPSSPRDLPSYWYATGPGAIVEQALRLEDGHALPAERSQRTTILLKREGISNPWHSLMEIMSLSWSLDVLQMSEDAQTGEPFVGPKAGADMQVVVVDGYDDGPYMDMWKLFAKMPIRRIQDLDASEPVSDVIIPFAGGSNPLWQGDWDDLLCRDSSLVKTFASRVFAHYNATTPVKENNKVVVTYIRRTTTRKLMDEDAHMQALRDKIPHMELVVLDFAAMPFAEQVKAVRETDLLIGVHGAGLTHLMFLQPGSAVIEILPERFQHKGFRNLAQMLGIGYFRAHTQMHGDARGPNQWQSDNVEIERKRFVDLVRFGVASLYNTGTKSYDVV